The following coding sequences lie in one Zonotrichia leucophrys gambelii isolate GWCS_2022_RI chromosome 4A, RI_Zleu_2.0, whole genome shotgun sequence genomic window:
- the LOC135447872 gene encoding G-protein coupled receptor 12-like, which translates to MLHGPAAMGEPWPPQPQQQQQRLPGLGNASEPPAWPSAAAAGPGTAAPGGGAAAAGSVSPWDIALCATGTAVAGENALVLAVLFYTPSLRAPMFLLIGSLALADLLAGLGLVANFAVRYLLRPPSEAAELAAAGLLLAAFSASVCSLLAITVDRYLSLYNALTYHSERTLGFTCAMVLLMWLLCLGVGLLPLLGWNCLRDQSSCSILRPVTKDNAAVLAVTFLLLFALMMQLYLQICKIAFRHAQQIAVQHQFIATAQATSTRKGLSTLSLILGTFALCWIPFAIYSLVADSSYPAVYTYSLALPATCNSLINPIIYAFRNPDIQKSLWLACCGCIPSTFSSRPRTSSDV; encoded by the coding sequence ATGCTGCACGGCCCCGCCGCCATGGGGGAGCCGTGGCCGCCgcagccgcagcagcagcagcagcggctcccGGGGCTCGGCAACGCCTCGGAGCCCCCCGCCTGGCcctcggcggcggcggccgggccgggcacggcggcgccgggcggcggggccgcggccgcgggCTCCGTGAGCCCCTGGGACATCGCGCTGTGCGCCACGGGCACGGCGGTGGCGGGCGAGAACGCGCTGGTGCTGGCCGTGCTGTTCTACACGCCGAGCCTGCGGGCGCCCATGTTCCTGCTGATCGGCAGCCTGGCGCTGGCCGACCTGctggccgggctggggctggtggccaACTTCGCCGTGCGCTACCTGCTGCGGCCGCCCAGCGAGGCGGCGGAgctggcggcggcggggctgctgctggccgcCTTCTCCGCCTCCGTCTGCAGCCTGCTGGCCATCACCGTGGACCGCTACCTGTCGCTGTACAACGCGCTCACCTACCACAGCGAGCGCACGCTGGGCTTCACCTGCGCCATGGTGCTGCTGatgtggctgctgtgcctgggcgtggggctgctgcccctcctgggCTGGAACTGCCTGCgggaccagagctcctgcagcatcctgcGGCCCGTCACCAAGGACAACGCGGCCGTGCTGGCCgtcaccttcctgctgctcttcgCGCTCATGATGCAGCTGTACCTGCAGATCTGCAAGATCGCCTTCCGGCACGCCCAGCAGATCGCCGTGCAGCACCAGTTCATCGCCACGGCGCAGGCCACCTCCACCCGCAAAGGGCTCTCCACGCTCTCGCTCATCCTCGGCACCTTCGCGCTCTGCTGGATCCCCTTCGCCATCTACTCGCTGGTGGCCGATTCCAGCTACCCCGCGGTGTACACCTACTCCTTGGCGCTGCCCGCCACCTGCAACTCGCTCATCAACCCCATCATTTACGCCTTCCGAAACCCGGACATCCAGAAGTCGCTGTGGCTGGCCTGCTGCGGGTGCATCCCCTCCACGTTCTCCTCCAGACCAAGGACATCCAGCGACGTGTGA